A window from Fibrobacter sp. UWB11 encodes these proteins:
- a CDS encoding NUDIX domain-containing protein, protein MIEYTFAAEIPEEDKQIILESKIYKQWLEASEKKFKITKVHFASVDYFSKKHVPLFIKLNATAFLPDGKPVHGIVLVRGHAVGVLVVLHCEGKRYLLLVRQPRFAISETASLEIPAGILDWSGDFRKVALSELEEEAQIKADDSELIDLMDFWYKGASDGFAGSCGLLDERIRLYAIERNVTRAELEAMDGKNQTYTDENEWIRTEVLPYEEAAHKFIDGKNFIALFLYERWLQAQKVYY, encoded by the coding sequence ATGATTGAATATACCTTTGCTGCTGAAATTCCTGAAGAAGACAAACAGATAATTCTCGAAAGTAAAATTTATAAGCAATGGCTTGAAGCTTCTGAAAAAAAGTTCAAGATTACAAAAGTTCATTTTGCTTCGGTTGATTACTTTAGCAAAAAGCATGTGCCGCTGTTCATCAAGCTGAATGCGACGGCATTTTTGCCGGATGGTAAGCCCGTACATGGAATTGTGCTTGTTCGTGGCCATGCCGTGGGCGTGCTTGTAGTTCTCCATTGCGAAGGCAAACGCTATTTGCTCTTGGTGCGCCAACCGCGATTTGCTATCTCGGAAACGGCATCACTCGAAATTCCCGCGGGAATTCTCGACTGGTCGGGCGACTTCCGCAAGGTGGCTCTTTCGGAACTTGAAGAAGAAGCTCAAATCAAAGCAGACGATTCTGAACTGATTGACTTGATGGACTTTTGGTACAAGGGTGCAAGTGATGGCTTTGCCGGAAGCTGTGGGCTTTTGGACGAGCGCATCCGCCTTTATGCGATTGAACGCAACGTGACGCGTGCTGAACTTGAAGCGATGGATGGCAAGAACCAGACTTATACTGACGAAAATGAATGGATACGCACGGAAGTCTTGCCTTACGAAGAGGCTGCACACAAGTTCATTGACGGAAAGAACTTTATTGCTCTGTTCTTGTACGAACGTTGGCTTCAAGCCCAGAAAGTGTACTATTAG
- a CDS encoding fibro-slime domain-containing protein, which yields MALIVPIMVFLAACAEDDPAPDGFVNGPQQKTTCPTDGAKPLAKEGANVDASSLSLDVVIRDFQQNHPDFENFSEEAVDHLDDIYNYETATGAAMKAFGFDEDWYAATSYHNTCGNMYTFEKFGAGIQIGVDGLPMQVNPFLPSYLQQVSTGPVLEYGECAETATAISGPRFLRGYKNALDNVNGTKCPGGKNNWANPVVYTPGMVDPYLLFTKLDNNESLNMYEGVVVQKLNERCDNRNFDQWFADVPTVNKRINMVLDLSKSSDENNDFVYNFNSNNGGFFPLDSVNPVNREWVMAKPCNPSIQPTGSCEIFEPQSLSIFCPPYKYQYAPTQQDLYGQSTAKLCADWLNAGGPRAVNSEGTGHSAALQAVTMNGALGLQHFRNYGFTMMGYMNFQYKASNQLPEPEVLKFISSGDLWVFVDGVLVVDLGGTHLPAPGSVNIQTLAQNNHGCHVGEPLAAYSSCKGASDVTGWADGSSHHLHFFVANRQTEISDFSMSLPSSFVASASEISYSGEAEKKGEESDGCAY from the coding sequence ATGGCACTAATAGTGCCAATTATGGTGTTTTTGGCCGCTTGTGCAGAAGATGATCCTGCGCCAGATGGTTTTGTTAATGGACCTCAGCAAAAAACGACCTGCCCTACGGATGGTGCTAAACCTCTTGCGAAAGAGGGGGCTAATGTCGATGCGTCTTCGCTTAGTTTAGATGTCGTTATTCGCGATTTCCAGCAGAATCATCCAGATTTTGAAAACTTCTCGGAAGAAGCGGTAGATCATTTGGATGATATCTATAACTATGAGACTGCGACCGGTGCAGCCATGAAAGCATTTGGTTTTGATGAAGATTGGTATGCGGCAACGTCTTACCACAATACATGCGGTAACATGTACACTTTCGAAAAATTTGGGGCGGGGATTCAAATAGGTGTTGATGGCCTGCCGATGCAGGTGAATCCCTTTTTGCCATCGTATTTGCAGCAGGTTTCTACGGGCCCGGTCCTAGAATACGGGGAATGTGCTGAGACTGCGACTGCAATATCGGGGCCTAGGTTTTTGCGCGGCTACAAAAATGCTCTTGATAACGTGAATGGCACAAAGTGCCCTGGTGGGAAAAATAATTGGGCAAATCCGGTTGTTTACACACCTGGCATGGTGGATCCTTATTTGCTATTTACGAAGTTGGATAATAACGAGAGCCTTAATATGTATGAAGGGGTTGTCGTTCAAAAGTTGAATGAACGCTGTGACAACAGAAATTTTGATCAGTGGTTTGCTGATGTGCCTACTGTAAACAAGCGCATCAATATGGTCCTTGATCTTTCGAAGTCTTCAGACGAAAATAATGACTTTGTTTACAATTTTAATTCCAACAATGGAGGGTTCTTCCCGCTAGATAGTGTGAATCCGGTGAATCGAGAATGGGTGATGGCAAAACCTTGTAATCCGTCCATCCAGCCGACGGGTTCTTGTGAAATTTTTGAACCTCAATCGCTTTCCATATTCTGCCCACCTTACAAGTATCAGTATGCTCCAACTCAGCAGGATTTGTATGGTCAGAGTACCGCTAAGCTTTGTGCAGACTGGCTCAATGCGGGTGGTCCGCGTGCCGTAAATTCCGAAGGTACTGGACATAGTGCCGCTTTGCAGGCTGTTACAATGAACGGAGCTCTTGGCTTGCAACACTTCCGCAATTATGGCTTTACCATGATGGGGTATATGAATTTCCAGTACAAGGCATCAAACCAGTTGCCTGAACCGGAAGTGCTGAAGTTTATTAGTAGTGGTGACTTGTGGGTGTTTGTTGATGGCGTTTTGGTTGTTGACTTGGGCGGTACACACTTACCTGCTCCGGGTAGCGTGAACATTCAGACTCTTGCTCAAAATAATCATGGTTGCCATGTCGGAGAACCTTTGGCCGCGTATTCAAGTTGCAAAGGTGCATCCGATGTAACGGGCTGGGCAGATGGATCCTCTCACCATTTGCATTTCTTTGTCGCTAACCGTCAGACCGAAATTTCTGATTTCTCGATGTCGCTCCCCTCGTCTTTTGTTGCAAGTGCCAGTGAAATTTCATATTCCGGCGAAGCGGAGAAGAAGGGTGAGGAAAGCGATGGTTGCGCATATTAA
- a CDS encoding FISUMP domain-containing protein — MEDDFEGWKKAHSEIESDESSSSVAESSSSEPVSSSSVKSNGSDGDYDCSVSDGVKVVYPAGGEKFKVGQTIDVVFGTSVEDNGYRIIFKNGTSDQGFDLLDVTYDAVMDGKTCNEVKVKLSADLGVEPTMHGIIRVAPYSRQNKGANSKEFVVEKGLNEESSSSSIVSSSSAAISSSSVSSSSIITLASGAVVQKDVSLYWDDYSESYDIVTIGSQTWMAENLYSQYMSPYCFQNRTDYCEMYGRLYTFSLTEDACPDGWHVPDTTDWKILLEVVGNKSAKKLKSEQWAGSDEFGFGVLPAGSGKVSDDWKQSYDASESCFWTSSETDGENVAVLCFSSDENEAKWQKRSKTSLYSIRCIKGEKKTVAKSSSSSVQSSSSFSVSKLSATILGDSYSVVDFNAEEGNMNLHQKWMAENLQYWDDSFTSTEKTCFDDYYAYERDNGVDLCKKYGRYYNTEEALFIHRLSTDPNDCWVLPDSQEVKELIGIVGHDITKLYSEEMGGNNESKFNLLPAGYYDRDALFLSLTGNKRLKTCFWIRLNSPSNPSKLAAYCFYENGESSKSEMTDDVRKARLPIRLIYDRNYCLTH; from the coding sequence ATGGAAGATGATTTTGAGGGTTGGAAAAAGGCTCATTCAGAAATAGAATCGGATGAATCCTCGTCTAGCGTTGCTGAATCCAGTAGTAGTGAACCAGTTTCATCGTCTAGTGTAAAATCGAATGGCTCTGATGGAGACTACGATTGTTCTGTGTCTGATGGCGTGAAAGTTGTTTATCCTGCCGGTGGCGAAAAATTCAAGGTTGGGCAAACGATTGATGTTGTGTTTGGAACATCTGTAGAAGATAATGGCTACCGCATCATCTTCAAGAACGGAACTTCTGATCAGGGCTTTGATTTGCTCGATGTTACTTACGACGCTGTAATGGATGGCAAGACTTGTAACGAAGTGAAGGTCAAGCTCTCTGCCGACTTGGGTGTTGAACCGACTATGCACGGCATTATCCGCGTTGCTCCGTACAGTAGGCAGAACAAGGGCGCAAATTCGAAAGAATTTGTGGTTGAAAAAGGATTAAATGAAGAATCGTCATCGTCATCAATAGTGTCGTCTTCTTCTGCGGCTATTTCGTCGTCTTCAGTAAGTAGCTCTTCGATAATAACATTGGCATCTGGCGCAGTTGTCCAAAAAGATGTTTCGCTTTATTGGGATGATTATTCGGAATCATATGATATTGTAACGATTGGTTCTCAGACATGGATGGCAGAAAATCTTTATTCTCAATATATGTCTCCTTACTGTTTCCAGAACCGAACAGACTATTGCGAAATGTATGGTCGTCTTTATACGTTCAGTCTGACGGAGGATGCTTGCCCCGATGGATGGCATGTGCCGGATACGACGGACTGGAAAATTTTACTTGAAGTCGTTGGTAATAAATCTGCTAAAAAGCTCAAGTCTGAACAGTGGGCGGGTTCGGATGAATTCGGATTTGGAGTTCTTCCTGCTGGCTCTGGCAAAGTTAGTGATGATTGGAAACAGAGTTACGATGCCTCAGAATCATGTTTCTGGACTAGTAGCGAAACAGATGGAGAAAATGTGGCTGTTCTGTGTTTCTCTTCCGATGAAAACGAGGCTAAGTGGCAGAAAAGGTCAAAAACGTCCTTGTATTCTATTCGCTGCATTAAGGGCGAAAAAAAGACGGTTGCCAAGTCGTCAAGCAGCTCAGTGCAGTCCTCTTCGTCATTCTCTGTTTCGAAGCTGTCCGCAACGATTCTAGGCGATTCCTACTCGGTTGTTGATTTTAATGCCGAGGAAGGGAACATGAATCTTCATCAAAAATGGATGGCGGAAAACTTGCAGTATTGGGATGATAGCTTTACGTCAACAGAAAAAACGTGCTTTGATGATTATTATGCTTATGAACGAGATAATGGCGTTGATCTTTGCAAAAAATATGGGCGCTATTATAATACAGAGGAGGCTCTTTTCATCCATAGGCTGTCTACGGATCCGAATGATTGCTGGGTCTTGCCGGATTCGCAAGAAGTTAAGGAACTGATAGGTATCGTTGGTCATGATATAACAAAACTTTATTCTGAAGAAATGGGTGGGAACAACGAATCTAAGTTTAATCTTCTCCCAGCTGGTTACTACGATCGTGATGCTTTGTTTTTGAGTTTGACGGGCAATAAAAGACTTAAAACTTGTTTTTGGATACGGTTAAATAGTCCGAGTAATCCAAGTAAATTGGCCGCTTACTGCTTCTATGAAAATGGCGAATCTTCAAAGTCTGAGATGACGGACGATGTTCGAAAAGCTCGTCTCCCCATCCGCCTTATATACGATCGGAATTATTGCCTCACGCATTGA
- the rimP gene encoding ribosome maturation factor RimP translates to MVAQEKLNSLIADACKSASVTLVEADVFRAGKRKTLRIFIDKPEGVTIDDCTNVSHFLSDALDLDPELIEGAYTLEVSSPGIDRPLKSMADFNRNKGRLLRVTRSTGKPVTGELLDADEENLKLKLKGNAGEIVIPRSEVLSAKVEVEIK, encoded by the coding sequence TTGGTCGCCCAAGAAAAACTGAATTCTCTCATTGCCGACGCCTGCAAGTCTGCATCTGTGACGCTTGTAGAAGCTGATGTATTCCGTGCCGGCAAGCGCAAGACATTGCGGATTTTTATCGACAAGCCCGAAGGTGTTACTATCGATGACTGCACGAACGTGAGTCATTTCCTTTCGGATGCGCTGGACCTGGATCCCGAGTTGATCGAAGGCGCTTATACGCTTGAGGTTTCTTCTCCGGGAATAGACCGCCCCCTCAAGTCTATGGCGGATTTTAACCGCAACAAGGGCCGTTTGCTCCGCGTGACCCGCTCGACGGGTAAGCCAGTGACGGGTGAACTTTTAGATGCCGACGAAGAAAATTTGAAGCTCAAGCTCAAGGGCAATGCCGGCGAAATCGTCATACCGAGGTCCGAGGTGCTTTCAGCCAAGGTCGAAGTAGAAATTAAATAG
- the nusA gene encoding transcription termination factor NusA: protein MKNEPKVNLLDVLKDVVEDKSVDDSVILDALKKALISAARKYLHIEKKINVDIDMETNEVHVFLNVEVVDDYPDYDPNMTAEEVAEMDEGYMLVEEARDFNEDAQAGDSLYMELPTSSFGRQAIQTAKQLLTQHIRSAECQRIMDIYRSRIGTIINGTVLRLEQRNVIVDLGNKIEAELPAREQIPHERLTQGASVKAVIARVEESTKSGAQVILSRSNADFLKALLRQEVPEIYEGTVEIKAVARDSKNRRAKIAVYSRDEKIDPVGACVGMKGARVQTIVRELGNERIDIVHWDENFDVFVQRSLAPASVLKMFPVPDTDRIVIIVDDENLAQAIGKGGQNVELAGRLVDRKLDVHGEQEWSQMDEEAKNNILAPNYEDERRMRAKRMDEDRKAKAAAVKKDVNA, encoded by the coding sequence ATGAAGAACGAACCGAAAGTTAACTTGCTCGACGTGCTCAAGGACGTCGTTGAAGACAAGAGTGTCGATGATTCCGTGATTTTGGATGCCCTCAAGAAGGCTCTTATTTCTGCGGCTCGCAAGTATTTGCACATCGAAAAGAAAATCAACGTCGATATCGACATGGAAACAAACGAAGTCCATGTGTTCTTGAACGTTGAAGTTGTGGACGACTATCCGGACTACGACCCGAACATGACTGCCGAAGAAGTTGCTGAAATGGACGAAGGCTACATGCTCGTCGAAGAAGCTCGCGACTTTAACGAAGACGCTCAGGCAGGCGACAGCCTTTATATGGAACTCCCGACCTCCTCCTTCGGTCGTCAGGCAATCCAGACTGCAAAGCAGCTTTTGACCCAGCACATCCGTAGCGCTGAATGCCAGCGCATTATGGACATCTACCGCAGCCGCATCGGTACGATCATCAACGGTACGGTGCTTCGTTTAGAACAACGTAATGTTATCGTAGACCTTGGCAACAAGATTGAAGCAGAACTCCCGGCTCGCGAACAGATTCCGCACGAACGTTTGACTCAGGGCGCTTCTGTGAAGGCTGTGATTGCTCGCGTCGAAGAATCTACGAAGAGCGGTGCTCAGGTTATTTTGTCTAGATCTAATGCAGACTTCCTCAAGGCCTTGCTCCGTCAGGAAGTTCCGGAAATTTACGAAGGCACTGTCGAAATCAAGGCTGTGGCTCGTGATTCCAAGAATCGTCGTGCAAAGATCGCTGTTTACTCTCGCGATGAAAAGATTGACCCGGTTGGCGCTTGCGTCGGCATGAAGGGTGCTCGCGTACAGACGATTGTCCGCGAACTCGGCAACGAACGTATCGACATCGTTCACTGGGACGAAAACTTCGACGTGTTCGTTCAGCGTTCCTTGGCTCCGGCATCTGTCCTCAAGATGTTCCCGGTTCCAGATACGGACCGTATCGTGATCATCGTGGATGACGAAAACCTCGCACAGGCTATCGGTAAGGGTGGCCAGAACGTGGAACTCGCCGGTCGCTTGGTGGATCGCAAGCTCGATGTTCATGGAGAACAGGAATGGTCTCAGATGGACGAAGAAGCCAAGAACAACATCCTTGCTCCGAACTATGAGGATGAAAGAAGAATGAGAGCGAAGCGTATGGACGAAGACAGAAAGGCAAAGGCCGCTGCTGTCAAGAAGGACGTGAACGCTTAA
- the infB gene encoding translation initiation factor IF-2, with amino-acid sequence MKPKDWADAHGLKVDVVMKLLRDAGVAVRTHMSKLDMADFEKIEEAAAAEKQKQDARNKNLKRPTASESDSSASAPAKKKETSVATNKLGLKVSLKKGPGARKDAPKAVAKQDPKSPIAKPAAPAAVKPAAPAPAAAPAAPAVAPKPAPAPVAKPAAPATPATAAAPAPAANPAPAQSAPAPKPAAPAPAQTAPAKPAAPVAPKPAAPAPAAAKPAAPQPTMMSASTELKQPPMKAQVFKPDAAILARIEKSRQQAQAARNNHRPNGGNRNGGNGQGYTGTFGRLSNNGNGGNDNRNNNNNNRRPNGGNASSSSRGYTGRNGGFSSGSMQEAFNASNSNNQALGQNQNGKGNGKGQNGRHGNDKNRRSNTKDRQEMQREQQQEAVRQNVSRVMASLSKNPVKKVYHKDHSENNTGEEKKILKTSDFITVGELAGLMDQMPARVIAKCMEMGMMVTINARLDFETIQILADEFGYEAQLMEEYEEEALGIEEESQENLQPRHPVVTVMGHVDHGKTSLLDWIRKTHVVSGESGGITQHIGAYEVTTKQGKVTFLDTPGHEAFSAMRARGSQVTDVIVLVVAADSMVMPQTVECIELAKRENVPMVVAITKMDLPTANPDKIRAQLAERGVEVEQWGGQTSCIEVSARTGQGMDVLLETLALEAEILELKANPDTHARGAVVESKLDVGKGSMATILVQNGTLHVGDPFVCGIYAGRVRAMFNERGVQLKEVPPSAPCQVLGFDGTPQAGDELVVVEDEKTAREIASKRRMAARERDLRARKTVSLENSFNAKKEGTLSELNLIVKADVGGSAEALAASLEKLTNKEVRVNIIRKGVGTITESDILFATTAQAIIISFHLMPSLAVREMAQKEGIEIRNYRVIYDCIEDIKNAVEGLLKPIMREELVGEAEIRQVFKVPKVGLIAGCMVTDGEVDRTSHVRVYRNGIELGTTVVQSLKRMKDDVKSVARGFECGIGLKGYDDIKEGDSLIFFKEVKVARTLEDVAREEAEEKLKAAAATEAKKEDA; translated from the coding sequence ATGAAACCTAAGGATTGGGCTGATGCTCATGGATTGAAGGTTGATGTGGTGATGAAGCTGCTCCGCGATGCAGGTGTTGCAGTTCGTACCCATATGTCCAAATTGGATATGGCAGACTTTGAAAAGATTGAGGAGGCTGCCGCTGCCGAAAAACAGAAGCAGGATGCCCGTAACAAGAATCTCAAGAGGCCGACCGCTTCTGAATCTGATTCTTCCGCTTCCGCTCCTGCAAAGAAGAAGGAAACGTCGGTTGCGACGAACAAGCTCGGTTTGAAGGTGAGCCTTAAGAAAGGCCCGGGTGCCCGCAAGGATGCTCCGAAGGCTGTCGCAAAACAGGATCCGAAGTCCCCGATAGCAAAGCCTGCTGCACCGGCTGCTGTAAAGCCCGCTGCTCCCGCTCCGGCTGCTGCTCCAGCCGCACCTGCTGTCGCTCCGAAGCCTGCTCCTGCACCGGTCGCAAAACCGGCTGCACCTGCAACACCGGCAACTGCCGCAGCTCCCGCTCCGGCAGCAAATCCGGCCCCGGCTCAATCCGCTCCGGCGCCGAAGCCTGCAGCTCCCGCGCCTGCTCAAACAGCCCCGGCAAAGCCTGCCGCACCGGTTGCTCCGAAGCCAGCTGCACCTGCTCCGGCCGCTGCAAAGCCCGCTGCTCCGCAGCCGACTATGATGTCTGCTTCTACAGAACTCAAGCAGCCGCCGATGAAGGCTCAGGTCTTCAAGCCCGATGCCGCAATCCTCGCTCGTATCGAAAAGTCTCGCCAGCAGGCTCAGGCCGCTCGCAACAACCATCGTCCGAATGGCGGCAACCGCAATGGCGGCAACGGTCAGGGTTACACGGGTACGTTTGGCCGTCTTTCTAACAACGGCAACGGCGGTAACGACAACCGCAACAATAACAACAATAATCGTCGCCCGAACGGCGGTAACGCTAGCAGCAGTAGCCGCGGCTATACCGGACGCAACGGCGGATTCTCCAGCGGTTCCATGCAGGAAGCTTTCAATGCTTCCAACAGCAATAACCAGGCTCTTGGCCAGAATCAGAACGGCAAGGGCAATGGCAAGGGCCAGAACGGCCGCCATGGCAACGACAAGAACCGTCGCAGCAATACTAAAGACCGTCAGGAAATGCAGAGAGAACAGCAGCAGGAAGCCGTACGTCAGAACGTTTCCCGCGTGATGGCCTCCCTCTCCAAGAACCCGGTCAAGAAAGTTTATCACAAGGATCACTCCGAAAACAATACGGGTGAAGAAAAGAAGATCCTCAAGACTTCTGACTTCATTACCGTGGGCGAACTCGCTGGTCTTATGGACCAGATGCCGGCACGCGTCATTGCAAAGTGCATGGAAATGGGCATGATGGTGACCATCAATGCTCGCCTTGATTTCGAAACGATCCAGATTTTGGCTGATGAATTCGGTTACGAAGCTCAGCTGATGGAAGAATACGAAGAAGAAGCTCTCGGCATCGAGGAAGAATCTCAGGAAAATCTCCAGCCGCGTCATCCGGTGGTTACTGTTATGGGCCACGTTGACCACGGTAAGACTTCTCTCCTCGACTGGATTCGTAAGACCCACGTGGTGTCCGGCGAATCGGGTGGCATTACGCAGCACATCGGTGCATACGAAGTCACCACCAAGCAGGGTAAGGTTACCTTCCTCGATACTCCGGGTCACGAAGCCTTCAGTGCTATGCGTGCTCGCGGTTCCCAGGTGACCGACGTTATCGTTCTCGTCGTGGCAGCTGACTCCATGGTCATGCCGCAGACGGTTGAATGTATTGAACTTGCAAAGCGCGAAAACGTCCCGATGGTCGTCGCCATTACAAAGATGGACCTCCCGACCGCAAACCCGGACAAGATTCGCGCCCAGCTCGCAGAACGCGGTGTGGAAGTCGAACAGTGGGGTGGTCAGACCAGCTGTATCGAAGTTTCTGCACGTACGGGTCAGGGCATGGATGTCCTCCTCGAAACGCTTGCTCTCGAAGCTGAAATTCTTGAACTTAAGGCCAATCCGGATACGCACGCCCGTGGCGCTGTCGTTGAATCCAAGCTTGACGTGGGTAAGGGTTCTATGGCAACGATCCTCGTGCAGAACGGTACACTCCATGTGGGTGACCCGTTTGTTTGCGGTATCTACGCTGGTCGTGTCCGTGCCATGTTCAATGAACGTGGTGTCCAGTTGAAGGAAGTTCCGCCTTCTGCTCCGTGCCAGGTGCTCGGCTTTGACGGTACTCCGCAGGCTGGTGACGAACTTGTCGTGGTGGAAGACGAAAAGACCGCACGTGAAATTGCTTCCAAGCGCCGTATGGCTGCTCGTGAACGCGATCTCCGCGCCCGTAAGACGGTCTCTCTCGAAAACTCCTTCAACGCAAAGAAGGAAGGTACGCTCTCCGAACTCAACCTCATCGTCAAGGCCGACGTGGGTGGTTCTGCAGAAGCTTTGGCCGCTTCCCTCGAAAAGCTTACCAACAAGGAAGTCCGCGTCAACATCATCCGCAAGGGTGTGGGTACGATTACGGAATCCGATATCCTGTTTGCAACGACCGCACAGGCAATCATTATTTCCTTCCACCTTATGCCGTCTCTCGCTGTCCGCGAAATGGCTCAGAAGGAAGGCATCGAAATCCGCAACTACCGCGTGATTTACGACTGCATTGAAGATATCAAGAACGCTGTGGAAGGCCTCCTCAAGCCGATTATGCGCGAAGAACTCGTTGGCGAAGCCGAAATCCGTCAGGTGTTCAAGGTCCCGAAGGTTGGTCTCATCGCTGGCTGTATGGTTACCGACGGCGAAGTCGACCGCACAAGCCATGTCCGCGTTTACCGCAATGGTATCGAACTCGGTACGACTGTGGTCCAGTCCTTGAAGCGCATGAAGGACGACGTCAAGTCTGTCGCTCGTGGCTTCGAGTGCGGTATCGGCCTCAAGGGTTACGACGATATCAAGGAAGGCGATAGCCTCATCTTCTTCAAGGAAGTCAAGGTCGCCCGTACGTTGGAAGACGTTGCCCGCGAAGAAGCTGAAGAAAAGCTCAAGGCTGCAGCAGCCACTGAAGCAAAGAAGGAAGACGCTTAA
- the rbfA gene encoding 30S ribosome-binding factor RbfA, whose translation MTRRTDRLGEQFREEISKLIQKGLKDPRVSTLASITRVDITEDLSYAKALVSVMGSDKEKRDTLVGLNNSAGFIRGVLGKALKIFKVPELKFVLDENLEHAMHIEEILAELKQKGEL comes from the coding sequence ATGACTCGTAGAACCGATAGATTGGGCGAGCAGTTCCGTGAAGAAATCTCCAAGCTCATTCAAAAGGGCTTGAAGGATCCGCGCGTGAGCACTCTCGCGAGCATTACCCGTGTGGACATTACCGAAGACTTGAGCTATGCAAAGGCCCTCGTTTCGGTGATGGGTTCCGATAAAGAAAAGCGTGATACGCTTGTCGGACTCAACAATTCCGCCGGCTTTATCCGTGGCGTCTTGGGCAAGGCTTTGAAGATTTTCAAGGTTCCGGAGCTCAAGTTCGTTCTTGACGAAAATCTCGAACATGCCATGCACATTGAAGAAATCCTTGCAGAACTGAAGCAGAAAGGGGAACTTTAA
- a CDS encoding tRNA pseudouridine(55) synthase TruB translates to MGHAGTLDLRASGLIIAATGRATRLLPYIEAKDKCYTFRLHLGYETDTLEWDGEVVKVDDKCVGRESQPCLHGYDRAQHLGLEQSESPKTRDESSCHPGAEGDRIQCGVPSVTRADLEAVLPQFIGDIDQVPPNYSAVKIDGHRASDLANRGREIELKPRRIHIESLKVVGEGKVTEGCTGKSFATFDLECNCSKGTYIRSLGRDLARALGTCGCVSMIRRHRIGNVTVDRAVRGDALTPEHLLPVDQVLDFPVVRLNDDQVKAIRLGNWVPWRTPVENLSTTPGSEKFVFTADKDGAVIGLGVYDPGRICPKFFLGDD, encoded by the coding sequence GTGGGCCATGCAGGTACGCTCGATTTGCGTGCAAGCGGGCTCATTATTGCCGCTACGGGTCGTGCAACGCGCCTTTTGCCTTACATTGAGGCGAAGGACAAGTGCTATACGTTCAGGCTCCACCTTGGCTATGAAACCGACACCCTGGAATGGGACGGGGAAGTGGTTAAGGTAGACGACAAATGCGTGGGGCGAGAGTCGCAGCCATGCTTGCATGGATATGACCGAGCCCAGCATTTGGGACTTGAGCAAAGCGAAAGTCCAAAGACGAGAGACGAGAGTAGTTGTCATCCTGGAGCCGAAGGCGATAGGATCCAGTGCGGAGTGCCATCGGTGACGCGTGCGGACCTCGAAGCGGTTTTGCCGCAGTTCATTGGCGACATTGACCAGGTTCCGCCGAATTACAGTGCTGTGAAAATCGACGGCCATCGCGCAAGCGACTTGGCGAATCGCGGTCGTGAAATTGAACTTAAGCCTCGCCGCATCCATATCGAATCGCTCAAAGTTGTGGGCGAGGGCAAGGTTACGGAAGGCTGTACCGGTAAGAGCTTTGCCACGTTTGATTTGGAATGCAACTGTAGCAAGGGAACGTACATCCGCTCGCTCGGTCGTGATTTGGCTCGTGCGCTCGGAACGTGCGGCTGTGTCTCAATGATCCGCCGCCATCGCATTGGTAATGTGACTGTGGATCGCGCTGTTCGCGGGGACGCTCTTACGCCGGAACATTTGCTCCCTGTGGACCAGGTGCTTGATTTTCCGGTGGTCCGTTTGAATGACGACCAGGTGAAAGCGATTCGTTTAGGAAATTGGGTGCCGTGGCGCACTCCTGTTGAAAATTTAAGCACGACGCCTGGGTCGGAAAAGTTTGTCTTTACCGCCGATAAAGATGGCGCTGTGATTGGGCTTGGCGTTTATGACCCGGGCCGCATTTGCCCCAAGTTCTTTTTAGGTGATGATTAA